The window ATGGAAAAAAATGCCCACATTTCAATAATTAGATTTGAACAAATGATCCATTATCTCTGGAGCATTCTTCCCTGCTCCAGACATTTCAATGATTGTCTGAATCTTCATAGCCAGTGGGCAGAGGATTAGAATGGGGATTGTGGAAGAGGGTGTGGTTCCCATCACCCCAAGGGAATGGCTGTGAATAAAAAGGTAGAACTGTACATTAGTATGACTATTCCAGAGAAAGAAACCACTTTAATTTTCAATGTTCATACTCCCATAAAATAGAAGAGCCAATTCCCATTCTTCAACCCCaccataatttaaagaaatatCCACAACACTACAAAAATTCACAAACAGCTCCAGTGAGACTGCCCATCTCTATCATACCCCTGGTGGAAGGAAAGGACAGAGGctcactatttccccttccagAGATCATCTTTTTTCTCCTTGGGACTAGTTTCAAAGCAGGCTGGTTATTACTTGGCCCATGTACAGGGATTGAGAGTTTGGAAAGAGCTGGTGCCTGCAGCAGTTCTTAGATTCTTGTTCCGCATGTTGTACCATCTTCCTAGAAGGGTTTGCCTTTCCTAGCCAATCAAGTGTCAAACACTGTTATAATCTCTTTGAATTGCATTGCAACTAAATCTTCAATTCCTTGGGTCACCATTTAATCCTATTGCCAGGAATTGAGGTAACAACTCATGGGTGTGGATTCTCAAGTTATGAATTCCACTAAATACCCAAACTGCATGCAGAATGCAgattacaccagtggttttcaaactttttctttccactcacataccaccttaagtaatcccaatgccacaagtgctctgtgattagtaaggaattacttaaggtggtatatgagtggaaagaaaaaaaatttgaaaaccaatgttttaattgtacctaattgactcattatgtgcagtttcataacgccaaaggaaatgggccaatgacaatttttaacaagcaaaatatttcagtaacaattgggtctagagcagtgattctcaaccttcccttcccattcattaccaccttaagcaatcccttactaatcacagaacacagatgacatagggattgcatAAGATGGCATGTGAGTAGAAAGTCTGATCTACCCTGTGGGGTTTTCTCCCAGGCTTCTCTGTCTTAGTGTGGTGATGCTCTCCTACTCAGGGCCATTGCTCCCCAAGAGTCTGCAACCCTTGATGTCAGGGCTGCCATcatgggcacagacctccatgggCATCAGACCTCTGATGTAATGAAAACGCTGCCAGCCCCATTCTTCACGCTGTTTAAACCTGTACAGTGCTGTTGGACTTAACAACCAAGCAGAAGAACCCCACGGAGTAATACTTGAAGGTACTTTTCCATTCCTCCCacgtctgcaccagtggcagagcCACTGTTTCCACAGCAGCTCCGGATTCCGCCATCTTCATACTTCCCAACTGCCCTTGGGTTGCTTGCAAATAGAATTTAATTTCAATTGTACAGTTTCCTGGCTGGTTTGATTTTTGATACTCAATTTATTATATATAAAACTATTACATTATAAACTGCACATAATTCCGACTATTCACCCTCATGTAAATGCAGAACTTACTTTGCTCCGAATGCGAAGATGGTCATAAGCAACAAACTTATGCTGCTCATGGGTATGATGCTGTGCCTTCAAGTAGCAGTTCAACATGCAGACAGATACACCAGGAATAGCAACTACAAAAGTCAAAATTTTCCACATGCGCCCTGGTGAAATAAAATACATACATCGAAAGGCAATAATTCTGTTTCTACCAGTAAAAAGTAATTTCCAAATGACAATATACAGTATTAATCAAGAGCCAGTTCCATTCTAATGAGGTGCTTTTAATCTCTCACACCAACCATTTGGCAGTGCCTCTAGAATAGATTTAAGCTTTAAACTAATTTTATTAGAAATTTTGGATTTGTAAAGCAGAGGAAAAAAATGTAGTAAATGGACCAGTAAAAAAGAGTGCATGATTCACAAAAGTTTAGTAGACTAACGAAGCACAATGCCGTAAGAATGCCACGATTGGGTCCacgattcaaatcccacgctgtctataaggagtttgtatgttctccccgttgtCTGCTTGGGCTttcctggggggggggttctggtttcctcctaccgttcaaaacataccggggttgtaggtgtaaattgggtggcactgactcgtgggccgaaatggcctattaccgtgctgcatgtctaaattttaaaaatttaaaataaggcTTTGGCGAGCCAATTTTGGAGCACAATTATTTTAGAGTTCTTATTTAAGGAAGGGTGTTAATCCATTGGAAGCAATAAGGAATCAGCTATTTAAGACAAGCGAGGTTTCTCCCCTCAAAGGCTCACGAGTCCTTGGATCAATCACTGATCAGTAAAGTGAACAGGAAAGCAGAACTGAGGCCATGATCTTATGAAATAGAGCAGACGGAAGGGAACAAAATTTTGATGTAATCTATGTAACTCATACAACATCTGGTAAAGTATCGCATTGGTATCTCAGTGAAGAAGCATATTCAAATATTGCTTTAATTATATCCATGACCTTGCACTATTAACTCCCATGCAATATTCCACAATCTTCACTCTATTTTAGACATAGTTGATTTCAGTAAACTCTTGAAATCACCCGTCGTAAAACAAAAAAACCTGATTTTAATTGCCCGGACACTTTGGCGTTAGTAACTGCTTACAAGCAACTGGGAGGCCAGTGCCCGGGacaccctctctcttcctcctctgGCACATGGAGGGCACGAGAGACCGAAAGAGCACTGCTCCAGGCCACGGCCGTCCCAACCCACTGCTCCTTTCCTGGGGCCAGCTGATCGGGACAGGCCCCGGGCCCGCAAGGTCACCACCCGACACCCGGTCCCCGGCCCCGGTTCATCACCGCCCCGACAGTCCCTCCGACAACGCTCAccgctctgatgctcctcggcgCCGGCCGCCGCCGCCGACAGCTGCCGAGCGGCGCTGAAGCTCCTGCGGAACAACCGACCCCACACCGCCGCCATTCCGGACAGACTGGCAATCAGTGCGCAGGCGCGAGCCGCCGGGGTAAAGGTCAGAAGCAAATAAAAGATCTTTTTAAAACATACATCCACACATCTGACATAGATATTTCCACCCCTGTTTCCACCTTGCTTTTTCCACGCCGCTGTTACTCCCCTGTATCCATTCTTctattgccacccccccccccccccccccccccgtttccccctgtggtggtataccaccagcCTCCTGCAGGGGCAACCTCCGGACCTGACTGGAGACAAGCCAACACCTtgacggctgtcaatcagccgacctgaatggaccgaGCCCcatccagtcgggtgtcaatcaccctccaggatgtCAGCCTGAGcccactctcagagtttacagcagtacAATCTCACACTCACTAAAGCTAAAAATCCACCCTACCACCTTCTCTAACACCTTCGCCATCAAGGACCGGACTATCAATACCCTTGCGCGCTGCTCAGCCGATtggattgtgtgtgtggggggtggggggaagacatacactgggttcaggctcctggtcatgcccaaactctgcgccccagtcctcctgggcttagatttccaatgccacctgcagagcatcaccctcGCCTTCAGGGGGCCCCTAACACCACTCACGCTCCACAGCGCACCGCccaaccagccccggccaacctgtggCTTCTCCATGCTGCACATCACccctcttctcacacctcacaccagactgcaagccgatacccgccagaagtaggcgctattgcgccgcggacagagacttcatcagggtGGAGATGCAgcggcttctggcggaaggtgtcatagagcccagcaacagcccttggagagcccaagtcctagtggtCAAAAGGGGGAGCATGCCGAGGATGGTCATGAACTACAGCCAGGCCATCAACTGGTACTCCCAGCGAGACACCTACCCCCTACCAAGGATaaccgacatggtcaacgagatagcccgttgcagggtcttctccacaattgacctggttggcctatcatcaactccccatccacctgtGGGACAAGCCCTATactgcctttgaggtggacgggcgcctgtaccagttccgctgagTTCCGTTTGGGGTCACGagtggggtctccatcttccagcgggagatggatcaaaTGGTAGACCGCCACAAGCTAAAGGGGGCTTTCccatacctggataatgtcaccatctgcggccatgaccagcaggaccatgatgccaacctagaAAAATTTCTCCAGTCGGCccaggagctgaacctcacttacaacaaagagaagtgggTGTTCAGctccacccgcctcgccatcctggggtacatcgtggcacatggtgtcatcggcctAGATCCAGAATGGATGCGCCCGTTAATGGAGCTGCCCCTATCTCCCCACGCTCAAAGCCCTCTGCAGGTGCTTTGGCTTATTCTcttattactcccagtgggtttcccgcttctcggacaaggtccgcccactggcccaggccacaactGCTCCtacccgaggcgcaggcagcaTTCAtgcgcatcaggcaggacatcgcagacgtcacgatgcatgccatggacgaggactcccccttccaggtggagaacgatgcctccgaTGTGGTCCTCGCTGCTACTCTCAACCAAGGGGAGTGCCCGgctgccttcttctccaggaccttccacggctccgagctagggcactcgcCATTGAAAATGAGGCCCAGGAGATTGTGAAAGCGGTCcatcactggcaccactacctagCCGGCAGGAGGTTCACTCTGCTCACTGACCAGCGGGCAGTggcgttcatgttcaacaccacacacaggggcaagatcaagaacgacaagatcttgtgctggagagtcaagctggcgaCATCCAGCTGCGACATCCAGTATCGTCCcaggaagtttaacaactcccccaACGCCCTCTCCCGGACCTGCATGTCGCTCCATGATGACCAGCTCcaggcactgcatgagtccctctgccacctggGCATCACCTACTTATACCATTTTATCAAGTCCTGGAACCACCCGTACACCGTCAGGGTTGTGAGGACCATGACCAAGGCATGCCGGGTCTGCGCGAAATGCAAACCCCGCTTTTTCCGCCCACTCCAGGCTCATGTCATGAAGGCCACTCAGCCTTgacatggatttcaaggggcccctgccttccacaaattgtaatgtctatttcctcacagtcatagacgagtactcctgcttcccctttgccatcccttgcccagatACCTCCATCAGGGCACttacacagatcttcaccatgtttggcgaccccgcatttatccacagcgaccaagggtctagcttcatgagtgaggaactacgCCAGTACCTGACATCAAGGGGCATTGCGACTAGTCAcatgactagttacaacccaagaggtaatgggcaagAGGAACGTGAGAATGGGATGATCTGAAAGTCAGTTCttctggcccttaagtcaaaagggtGGTCCATAGAATACTGGCAGGACACTCCTCctaaggtgctccatgccatttggtcacttctgtgcacagctaccaacaagacccctcaAGAATGCCAATTTTCGTTCCCCAGGAGATTGGCAATGGGAACATCTCTCCtggcatggctcacgtccctgggATTGGTGCTCCTGCGTAGACATGTGCGGGAACACAAGGCCAaacccctggttgagcaggtgttcctcctacacgcgaaccacaactatgcctatgTTAGGTTCAGCAGCGGCAGGGAAGACTCCGTctcaatcagggacctggcactggcaggagcacccaccacagcacagcatcctccagcccaggaccccACCATCCtgacataccccccccccccagaccctGGACAGCTATGGGACACTCAGGTCCTCCTTGGGCACCAAGGACATGCTACAACCGTGGGGGACGAAGCCGCCCTCCTACCCATCCCCTGCGATACATATGACTTAACCGTAACCCCCCGCCCCTGGCCACTTATCCATGCTGCACTACGCTAGTCGCTCCAGCCCCTGCTCCCAGCCCTCCCACACCCTCACCAACCAATGACTTGGAGCCAGTCCTGTGGCAGTTGCAGAGACTCTGAAGGCTGCCAGACCATCTTAATCTGTAAATACTGTGTATGTGTTTTGGGGCTTTACTGCAACTCCCCCACCCCGggtcaattttaaagaagggagtgaatgtggtgggTTAAGGTAATACAAGAGCCAATGGATGTGTAGAAAGGGCATAAATTGAACTTGGAAGACTTACCTGGCATATCTTAAAAGGACGAACAAAATTAAGGGGTCAGACTAATCCAACCTATTCTGCACTGGACAACTTCTGtatctgcagaagagcatggggacaagacaacacctggatggctgtcaatcagcagacctgaatggaccaagccccaccggtcaggtgtcaatcaccctctggcaTATTACTTTGAAGTAATTCTCAGAGTTTACAGTAGCACAAtttcacagctggctctgtggaagtttacgtcgaataaagcctgttgtacagtcttttggttttgtgtgtttgcttctgtccgACAGCACACCACACCACCCCGTTTCCATTGTTTcatttccaccactctgtttccactcctttgATTCCATCTCTCAGTTTCCACTGCACTGTTTCTGccttctgtttccatccctctttcCACATCTCTGCTTCAGCCAGCTGTTTCCACACTGCTGTTTCCACACTGCTGTTTCCACTCCTTTGTTTCCACCCTCTGTTTTCACCCATCTGTTCCCACTGTTAtggaatccagaggaccccaaaaaccatcagcaatagatatgcaccacaacacagggttatttaaacaaaagtagtttttaattatatttgaacaagaaaacagaattgaactttaacattacttaacctacctaactacttaatcccccctctaatacttagtgcagatgtgtgtaatgtatatttaagattagaaaagttgtttggatcacagtccaatctcactggttgcaagcaattcttgtactgtgcacagaagttagcattaacaaagtttaccagtctttggtgcttaacaggaaaatggttaccactcaggggggttcttgctggttttcagagagagattccttttccaggacatcctcaactgattccttctcaatcagtcttgctgacaaaacttgcccccttcagggttctccagatgatcctctttctttccggtcacctttcagaccgccaatcttctcctttgaccaggcagtcttccaaagtttgtcaacttgtccctctggaacagatttctgTCTTTTCTCtatgtttcacaccctccctctctgagagcaaaactcttctcctctctgtttcatatccttcctctctgagagcaaaactcttctcctctgcctgcaaaggtcacatgctctcctaggcaagctgCTGTTGATACTTTGATGCCTCTTgaaaaaaagcattctgcaaaagtcctgcaaatattctgtgttttgaaatgtgtgtgtgcaagctgctctaacaattcctcccaaaccacctctaaatactctgtcacaccacctCTCATTTTCTATCCCTGTTTCGATCCATCAGTTTCCACCTaattgtttccacccctctgtttccacgccactATTTCCATCCCTCTCTTTCAACTCctttgtttctacccctctgttacCATAAATTCAAGACAAATGGCAGAACAGGATAGGTCAGTGGGGTGGGAAGTTTCAAAGGGGGTATGATAGAGTAATATATATTGCATAtatatcgtgtgtgtgtgtgtgtgtgtgtgtgtgtgtgtgtgtgtgtgtgtgtgtgtgtgtgtgtgtgtgtgtgtgtcctcttTCTGCTGTTTCTGTGTGGTCACAACAAAAGATCAAGGATCCCAATGCCATCCTACTTTTCCTCCGTTTTAAATGGTCATGGGCCAGGAGTGTCATGTATTTTTAGAACTTTCTTGAAAAATTTTCTCTGTATACCTTATAATCTCTTCCAATTTGAGAGCTGGGAATATAGTTTGGGACCTGCTTAACACAGATGACTGGGGATATTTAGAGCACAGAAGTTAGTGTGTTGATCTGGAGGTGAAAACTCTGGTATTGGTTCCCTTATTTGCTGGTGAACTTCAATGAGTTTGCTGAGATTATCTCTCCAATACTTTAAGGTGCCTGTTACAGTAGTAGATGCGAGTTTTGTGCTGGGTTTAAGGCCAGAGTTggtgtcagaacaagtctaatcgggtgggggggggggcattagggtaagtGCAGGGGGAGACATAAACTGCTGTTCAAGAACTCAGTCAGCGGATGGGATGGGTGGGCATGTGGCGTGGGTGCCATACCTGCCAAGAACCTCCTCCGGGCACCggtgtcacacttccccctccctccaatgtAACAGACATACGTGCATGCTTATAGCGCGTGCATATGAAACCATGTGATTAATTTTGGTGACACCTACgctgatggtggggggagggagctgAAGGCTGTACTGACATATTGGAGCCATTGGTGAATTTAATTATTGGCACCTGTTTTGGTGTGACGAGGCATGCAAGGAGGTCCATATTTTCTGCCGTCTCTTTAttgttggggtggtggtggtggtgttagCTGGTCAGCTTTGTAAAAAATCCTTCATTTTATAGATTTTAAGTGTATGTTTTGTTAACTGATGGCTCTGACATCCACCTTAGAATGTGCTTCAAGAGGTTGGACATGGCTCACGTTAACTCCAGCCTCCCAGACATTCTCGATCCACTATAGTTTGTCTACCATCGCAGTCGGCCCAGGGCAGACGCGATctaccctggaacatctggacaacaTGTCCAAATCCTATTTATTGGCTGCAGTGTTGCCTTCAA of the Narcine bancroftii isolate sNarBan1 chromosome 4, sNarBan1.hap1, whole genome shotgun sequence genome contains:
- the LOC138759977 gene encoding cytochrome c oxidase subunit 6A1, mitochondrial-like; protein product: MAAVWGRLFRRSFSAARQLSAAAAGAEEHQSGRMWKILTFVVAIPGVSVCMLNCYLKAQHHTHEQHKFVAYDHLRIRSKPFPWGDGNHTLFHNPHSNPLPTGYEDSDNH